From a region of the Anoplopoma fimbria isolate UVic2021 breed Golden Eagle Sablefish chromosome 16, Afim_UVic_2022, whole genome shotgun sequence genome:
- the asmtl gene encoding probable bifunctional dTTP/UTP pyrophosphatase/methyltransferase protein, which translates to MVLNPVISKLSGKLVVLASASPRRLEILSNAGLRFEVVPSWFKETLDKGLFKAPHEYAVETAKQKALEVARRMPFKHLKTPDIVIGADTIVTVDGMILEKPADKDDAYRMLSSLSGKEHSVFTGVALVLCHEKENEVDYQLIEFYEETKVKFADLSDNMLWEYINSGEPMDKAGGYGIQALGGMLVEYVYGDFLNVVGFPLNHFCKQLDLIYNQCASSSDQESTSVQLIHIGAQTTSVLTQPPPNLQAKSTHSPSSPAKHNPTLTSSLNSSAGPLQEVKKNGSESEANGRSWTLVNSLSKHTEDREGLLRDSDNTTVPPVTSRGQVIELNVMEQEDSEPKTEDLQRIIDLMDGFKASKALFTASKMCVFDLLQSRPGLDAVQVAGEIKASVKGTECLLEACVSLGLLRSRERTCQKPAFENTDLATHFLLTDAACSLRGYIQRCDDTMWPLFSHLESAVREGASQRERASGKTSNDMIQDTHNSSQEVKLRFMNAMHSIAKVTGKAVATAFDLSRFKTACDLGGCTGAMAYEFTKAHPGLSVTVFDLPAVVEMSERFHPLHKDNRVSFVAGDFFKDELPKADLYILARVLHDLPEEKVHILLSKIADSCTPGCGLLLSEIFLDEDRGGPRRCLLQSLSMSEGRQRSATEYGLLLKSHGFITAHVRHTDSLLDAMLCIKA; encoded by the exons ATGGTGCTGAACCCTGTCATTTCCAAGCTCTCCGGAAAACTGGTTGTGCTGGCAAGTGCTTCTCCTAGGAGACTGGAGATTCTCAGCAATGCG GGCTTACGGTTTGAGGTGGTACCATCATGGTTCAAAGAAACTCTCGACAAGGGACTTTTCAAAGCCCCTCATGAGTATGCTGTAGAGACGGCCAAACAGAAGGCCCTGGAGGTGGCCAGGAGGATGCCCTTT AAACACCTGAAGACTCCGGACATAGTGATTGGAGCAGACACTATTGTG ACTGTAGATGGCATGATTCTGGAGAAGCCAGCGGACAAAGATGATGCTTACAGGATGCTGTCAAG cTTGAGCGGTAAAGAGCACAGCGTCTTCACTGGTGTCGCTCTTGTCCTCTGCCATGAGAAAGAAA aCGAAGTGGATTACCAGTTGATTGAATTCTACGAAGAAACAAAGGTGAAGTTTGCTGATCTCTCAGATAATATGCTGTGGGAGTACATCAATAGCGGTGAACCCAT ggaCAAGGCTGGAGGCTACGGTATCCAGGCTCTCGGTGGAATGCTGGTGGAGTACGTCTATGGAGACTTCCTTAATGTTGTGGGTTTCCCCCTCAACCACTTCTGCAAACAGCTGGACCTTATTTACAACCAATGCGCCTCCTCCTCGGATCAGGAGAGCACGTCCGTCCAGCTGATCCACATCGGCGCTCAAACTACCTCGGTGCTCACACAGCCCCCGCCCAACCTGCAAGCTAAATCCACCCACAGTCCCAGCTCCCCCGCCAAACACAATCCCACACTCACCTCCAGCCTGAACTCTTCAGCCGGTCCCCTCCAGGAG GTGAAAAAGAACGGCAGTGAAAGTGAAGCTAATGGGAGATCCTGGACATTGGTGAACAGCCTGTCTAAACACACAGAGGATAGAGAGGGTTTGCTGAGAGACTCTGATAATACAACAGTACCGCCtgtgaccagcagagggcaggtGATTGAGCTCAATGTGATGGAGCAGGAGGACAGTGAGCCGAAAACAGAAGACTTGCAGCGAATTATTGATCTGATGGATGGATTCAAAGCCTCAAAG GCACTGTTTACCGCATccaagatgtgtgtgtttgacctgcTACAAAGCCGGCCAGGGCTGGACGCAGTGCAGGTGGCCGGGGAGATCAAAGCCTCTGTGAAGGGCACCGAGTGCCTGCTAGAAGCCTGTGTGTCTCTGGGACTgttgaggagcagagagagaa CGTGCCAGAAGCCGGCGTTCGAGAACACCGATCTGGCCACTCACTTTCTGCTGACGGATGCTGCCTGCTCGCTGCGGGGCTACATCCAGCGTTGTGACGACACCATGTGGCCTCTCTTCTCCCATCTTGAAAGCGCTGTGCGGGAGGGGGCCAGCCAGCGTGAACGGGCTTCTGGCAAGACATCCAATGATATGATTCAG gATACTCACAACAGCAGTCAAGAGGTCAAACTGAGATTCATGAATGCCATGCACAGCATTGCTAAAGTAACAGGAAAAGCTGTAGCAACAGCCTTTGACCTCTCCAGGTTTAAAACTGCTTGCGACCTCGGAG gatGCACTGGTGCCATGGCCTATGAGTTTACCAAAGCCCATCCCGGGTTGTCTGTAACAGTGTTTGACCTGCCAGCAGTGGTTGAAATGAGTGAGCGTTTCCATCCTCTGCACAAAGACAACAGGGTTTCATTTGTAGCAG GAGACTTCTTTAAAGACGAGCTGCCCAAAGCAGACTTGTACATCCTTGCGAGAGTTCTCCATGACTTGCCCGAGGAGAAAGTTCATATTCTGCTGAGTAAAATCGCAGATTCCTGCACACCAG GCTGCGGACTCCTGCTGAGTGAGATCTTCCTGGATGAGGACAGAGGCGGCCCGAGGCGCTGCCTGCTCCAGTCCCTCAGCATGAGCGAGGGGAGGCAGAGGAGCGCGACGGAGTACGGTCTGCTTCTGAAGAGCCATGGGTTCATAACGGCACACGTCAGACACACGGACAGCCTCCTGGATGCCATGCTCTGCATCAAAGCATGA
- the p2ry8 gene encoding P2Y purinoceptor 8 has product MTNRSHPVMTGNSSSFKLDNATRALFQNVNTSIAISVIYMIVTAINLTGNGLSMWLLIFRTSPKTPSIIFMINLTLTDLALGAALPFQIAYQLQGYHWNLGPKMCSVMTLVFYTNMYCSILTMMAIGIDRYLGIVRPMQFRQTSLRKTIAVFSCFLMWGVVLSVLYPMMTTDLTFDIPELGITTCFDVLKKEMLPSLSAWATFLFSMVFVLFLFPFCVTTFCYVSVIRKLSRDSKTNQKKRAIRLAIIVLMVFTFCFAPNNILLLIHTVLRLFYKESAYMAYKLSLCFSCLNSCLDPFIYYFASKDFRQKLRQMINLQTLNSMDSMKMERKESFYSTHYAVESPEGEHRKVSLIPSTA; this is encoded by the exons ATGACAAACCGTTCCCATCCAGTCATGACGGGGAATTCCAGCAGCTTCAAGCTAGACAACGCCACCCGGGCCCTGTTCCAGAATGTCAACACCAGCATTGCCATCTCTGTCATCTACATGATTGTCACTGCCATTAACCTGACAGGAAACGGCCTCTCCATGTGGCTCCTCATCTTCCGCACCTCCCCAAAGACCCCCTCCATCATCTTCATGATTAATCTCACCCTCACCGACTTGGCCCTCGGCGCCGCCCTGCCCTTTCAGATCGCCTACCAGCTCCAAGGGTACCACTGGAATCTGGGACCAAAGATGTGCAG TGTCATGACCCTTGTCTTCTACACCAACATGTACTGCTCCATTCTGACCATGATGGCCATCGGAATTGACCGCTACCTGGGCATCGTGAGGCCCATGCAGTTCAGGCAGACCAGCCTTAGGAAGACCATCGCTGTTTTCAGCTGCTTCCTCATGTGGGGCGTGGTCCTGAGCGTACTGTACCCGATGATGACCACAGACCTGACCTTTGACATTCCCGAACTCGGGATCACCACATGCTTCGACGTGCTGAAGAAAGAAATGCTCCCGTCCCTGTCTGCCTGGGCGACCTTTCTCTTCAGCATGGTGTtcgttctcttcctcttccctttcTGTGTCACGACATTCTGCTATGTCAGTGTCATACGCAAACTGTCCAGAGACTCCAAGACGAACCAGAAAAAGAGAGCCATACGCCTGGCCATCATCGTTCTCATGGTGTTCACCTTCTGCTTCGCACCCAACAACATCCTCCTGTTGATTCACACGGTGCTGAGACTCTTCTATAAGGAGTCCGCGTATATGGCCTACaaactgtctctgtgtttcagctGCCTGAACAGCTGCCTCGATCCGTTCATTTACTACTTTGCGTCCAAGGATTTCAGACAGAAGCTGAGACAGATGATCAATCTGCAAACCTTGAATAGCATGGACTCGATGAAGATGGAGCGTAAAGAGAGTTTTTACTCCACACATTACGCTGTCGAAAGtccagagggagaacacaggAAGGTGTCTTTGATACCATCCACAGcatag